In Sediminitomix flava, a single genomic region encodes these proteins:
- a CDS encoding alpha/beta hydrolase, which translates to MNGLKKNDIHISYSTSFFQLGEFNHQTKRIWVVCHGYGQLVKYFSRRFDAIKSEEDLILFPEALSQFYLDQEYKNVGSSWMTKENRLRDIENIHSYLNSMLRSISSLKEIQKRNISINLLGFSQGATTVSRWAFAEKIPFDNLILWGGNTPHEMEEYDFSFLKTNAKILSVIGKIDPFFKDKRDEKLIDYLKSTFGEDRYSNLYYNGGHQIIRETLSEVKSLIEKERLLNS; encoded by the coding sequence ATGAACGGATTAAAAAAAAATGACATCCACATCTCCTACTCTACTTCATTTTTTCAGCTAGGAGAATTCAATCATCAAACAAAAAGAATCTGGGTAGTTTGTCATGGATATGGTCAATTAGTCAAATACTTCTCAAGAAGGTTTGATGCAATTAAGTCCGAGGAAGATCTAATTCTTTTTCCAGAAGCTCTATCTCAATTCTATTTAGACCAAGAATACAAAAATGTGGGTAGTTCTTGGATGACTAAAGAAAATCGGTTGAGAGATATAGAAAATATCCACTCGTATCTAAATTCAATGTTAAGGTCTATTTCTTCTTTAAAGGAAATACAAAAGCGTAATATTTCTATAAACCTTCTTGGCTTTTCACAAGGGGCAACTACAGTCAGTCGATGGGCATTTGCAGAAAAAATACCTTTTGACAATCTCATATTATGGGGCGGAAATACGCCTCATGAAATGGAGGAATATGATTTTTCCTTCTTGAAAACTAATGCCAAAATACTTTCTGTCATTGGGAAAATTGACCCATTCTTTAAAGATAAAAGAGATGAAAAATTAATAGACTACCTAAAGAGTACTTTTGGAGAAGACAGATACTCAAATCTGTATTACAACGGAGGACATCAGATTATTAGAGAAACTCTTTCAGAGGTTAAAAGTCTTATTGAAAAAGAAAGACTATTAAACAGTTAA
- a CDS encoding MBL fold metallo-hydrolase has product MQINFLGTGTSQGVPVITCECPVCKSVDFRDKRLRTAIHISVNGHSIFIDAGPDFRQQALRAKIAKLDTILFTHEHKDHTAGLDDIRAYFFAQGLKDIPVYATERVKAELKKAYGYIFQEKKYPGVPSIILESIEKDRDFYFKDQLIQPIEVMHGKLPIMGFKIENMAYITDANFIADDQKEKLRNLDVLIINALHHKKHHSHFTLEEALEVIEELSPKKAYLTHISHQMGKHIDVQKSLPDNVFIAFDGLILNI; this is encoded by the coding sequence ATGCAAATTAACTTTTTGGGTACAGGCACTTCACAAGGTGTTCCTGTCATTACATGTGAATGTCCAGTTTGTAAATCCGTTGATTTCAGAGATAAACGATTAAGAACAGCTATTCATATTTCTGTAAATGGTCATAGTATATTTATTGATGCGGGTCCTGACTTCAGACAACAAGCACTTAGAGCAAAAATCGCGAAATTAGATACCATTTTATTTACTCACGAACATAAAGATCATACCGCAGGTCTAGACGACATAAGAGCTTACTTTTTTGCTCAAGGATTAAAAGATATCCCTGTATATGCCACTGAAAGAGTAAAAGCTGAACTTAAAAAAGCATATGGTTATATTTTTCAAGAGAAAAAGTACCCAGGAGTTCCTTCTATTATTCTAGAGTCCATTGAAAAAGATCGTGATTTTTATTTCAAAGATCAGCTCATTCAACCCATTGAGGTTATGCATGGGAAACTCCCTATCATGGGCTTCAAAATTGAAAATATGGCATACATAACAGATGCTAATTTCATTGCAGATGATCAAAAAGAGAAATTAAGGAATCTTGATGTACTTATAATAAATGCACTTCATCATAAAAAACACCATTCGCATTTCACATTAGAAGAAGCATTGGAAGTGATTGAAGAACTGTCACCTAAAAAAGCATACCTAACTCACATCAGTCATCAAATGGGAAAGCATATCGATGTACAAAAAAGCCTACCCGATAATGTATTTATTGCATTCGATGGTCTAATTCTGAACATCTAA
- the lepB gene encoding signal peptidase I: MVKNMGLFKKEKEQKKKKGIIREWVDAFLFAVVAATLIRWFFMEAYMIPTPSMEKSLLVGDYLFVSKLHYGPRTPQTPLQVPLTHQSLGNIKTYSDAIQLPMFRLPGFSEVKRNDVVVFNFPEEMQYPTDLKTNYIKRCVAVGGDTLKIRDQQLYVNHTAVDAPEDSEYYYKVTTKKQGISRKFFKDHNIYDYTSDHYTNYSLSPMRKGDESIYRLPLTQAQAQDLKKYNFVKSVEVDLDNHRSYQDAYTKDSTYLWQVDNFGPLVVPQEGMTIPMNEKNITLYRKVIQNFEYNDNVEVKAGKLFIDGEEVRSYTFKQNYYFMMGDNRHNSLDSRFWGFVPEDHIVGKALFVWWSMNPDASESPLGRIRWNRIFKIID; this comes from the coding sequence ATGGTAAAAAATATGGGCTTATTTAAAAAGGAGAAAGAACAAAAAAAGAAAAAAGGAATTATCAGGGAATGGGTAGACGCATTCCTTTTTGCTGTAGTTGCAGCAACACTAATTAGATGGTTCTTTATGGAAGCTTACATGATACCTACGCCATCAATGGAAAAATCATTGTTGGTAGGTGATTATCTTTTTGTAAGTAAATTACACTACGGCCCTCGTACGCCACAAACACCTCTTCAAGTCCCTCTAACGCATCAATCTTTAGGAAACATCAAAACTTACTCTGATGCTATCCAACTTCCGATGTTCAGACTGCCTGGTTTTTCTGAAGTAAAAAGAAATGATGTTGTTGTATTCAACTTCCCTGAGGAAATGCAATACCCTACTGACTTGAAAACAAACTACATCAAACGTTGTGTAGCTGTTGGTGGTGATACGCTAAAGATCAGAGATCAGCAATTATATGTAAATCATACTGCTGTAGATGCACCTGAAGACAGCGAATACTACTACAAGGTAACGACTAAAAAGCAGGGTATCAGCCGTAAATTCTTTAAAGATCATAACATTTACGACTATACATCTGATCATTACACCAACTACTCGCTTAGCCCAATGAGAAAAGGAGATGAATCTATTTATAGACTTCCTCTTACTCAAGCTCAGGCTCAAGATTTAAAGAAATACAACTTTGTGAAGTCTGTAGAAGTTGACCTTGATAATCACAGATCATATCAAGATGCTTATACAAAAGACTCTACTTATTTGTGGCAAGTAGATAACTTTGGTCCTTTAGTTGTTCCTCAAGAAGGCATGACTATCCCAATGAATGAGAAGAATATTACACTATATAGAAAAGTGATTCAAAACTTCGAGTATAATGATAATGTAGAAGTTAAAGCCGGAAAACTTTTCATAGATGGTGAAGAAGTTCGTTCTTATACATTTAAGCAAAACTATTACTTTATGATGGGAGATAACAGACATAATTCTCTGGATTCTCGATTCTGGGGATTTGTACCAGAAGATCATATTGTAGGAAAAGCATTATTTGTATGGTGGTCTATGAATCCTGATGCTTCTGAAAGTCCATTAGGAAGAATTAGATGGAATAGAATTTTCAAGATCATTGACTAA
- the dapB gene encoding 4-hydroxy-tetrahydrodipicolinate reductase has translation MNVLIVGYGKMGQTIEKILIERGHNVVGIVDRNTDTKIEDFDGDKVDIAIEFTQPSSAFNNISSCLKQGIKIVSGTTGWLDRRDEIEKLCADKNGAFFYASNFSLGVNLFFQLNKQLAELMKPFNDYGVSMEEIHHTEKLDEPSGTAITLAEGIIEKYDNINDWYLEGEERKNEAVGIKALREPHVPGTHTIRYTSELDEIEIKHTAHTRTSFALGAVVAAEWAKDRQGILSMDDMLKI, from the coding sequence ATGAATGTTTTAATCGTTGGATACGGAAAGATGGGACAAACCATCGAAAAAATACTAATTGAAAGAGGACATAATGTTGTTGGCATCGTCGATAGAAATACTGATACTAAAATTGAAGATTTTGACGGTGATAAAGTAGACATTGCTATTGAGTTTACACAACCATCTTCTGCATTCAATAATATTTCTAGCTGTCTTAAACAAGGAATTAAAATAGTAAGTGGAACTACTGGTTGGCTAGATAGAAGAGATGAAATCGAAAAACTATGCGCAGATAAAAATGGTGCTTTTTTCTATGCGTCTAATTTCAGCCTTGGTGTTAACCTATTCTTTCAGCTAAATAAACAATTAGCAGAGCTCATGAAACCGTTTAACGACTACGGTGTGAGCATGGAAGAAATTCACCATACTGAAAAACTAGACGAGCCTAGTGGTACTGCGATCACGCTTGCAGAAGGTATCATAGAAAAATATGACAATATTAATGATTGGTATTTAGAGGGTGAAGAGAGGAAAAATGAGGCTGTTGGAATCAAAGCATTAAGAGAACCTCATGTACCAGGTACTCATACTATAAGATATACTTCAGAGCTTGACGAAATAGAGATCAAACACACGGCTCATACGCGTACGTCTTTTGCTTTAGGAGCAGTAGTAGCCGCTGAATGGGCGAAAGATCGTCAAGGGATTTTGAGCATGGACGACATGTTAAAAATCTAA
- a CDS encoding DUF5683 domain-containing protein — MRSFFGKLGQWRALPILIVLLTGVQSMDCFAQGFEITTQDAEKYASAVEDSLLQLKKKAKIKEVKPQSYALRSPSKAALLSAVIPGAGQIYNKSYWKVPVAWAGSAIFGYLIGWNHVHYLESKTNLAYLTDNDPTNDELIDDRFAGVSADAFRRNRDRFRRDRDFFVILTVVWYGIVVGDAAVDAHFKNFDLSEDLSARIQPTLIEVGGPDQFAPGFKIAFSLNN, encoded by the coding sequence GTGAGATCATTTTTTGGAAAATTAGGGCAATGGAGAGCGCTTCCAATTCTTATTGTGCTTCTGACAGGAGTGCAATCGATGGACTGTTTTGCTCAGGGGTTTGAAATCACAACTCAAGATGCTGAAAAGTATGCCTCTGCTGTTGAGGATTCTTTGTTACAGCTAAAAAAGAAAGCTAAAATTAAAGAAGTAAAACCTCAATCATACGCACTAAGAAGTCCAAGTAAAGCAGCACTTCTCTCTGCTGTTATACCTGGAGCAGGACAAATCTACAACAAAAGCTATTGGAAAGTACCCGTAGCATGGGCAGGCTCAGCTATATTTGGTTACTTAATCGGCTGGAATCATGTACATTACCTAGAGTCAAAGACAAACTTGGCATATCTTACAGATAATGACCCTACAAACGATGAACTTATCGATGATCGTTTTGCCGGTGTTTCTGCTGATGCCTTTAGGAGAAACCGTGATCGATTCAGAAGAGACCGAGATTTCTTTGTCATACTTACAGTAGTGTGGTATGGAATTGTAGTTGGAGATGCAGCTGTAGATGCTCACTTCAAGAATTTTGACCTAAGCGAAGATTTATCAGCCCGAATTCAACCTACTTTAATTGAAGTTGGTGGTCCTGATCAATTCGCTCCTGGTTTCAAAATAGCTTTTAGTTTAAACAACTAA
- a CDS encoding ParB/RepB/Spo0J family partition protein: MAKKTLKKRSSLGKGLGAILGDGPENSSSGQENVQKETVVEKMDEIPVSAIEPNPYQPRTHFEEEALRELADSIRVQGVIQPITVRKLSEGSYQLISGERRWQASKLSGLETIPAYVRSADDQQMLEMALIENIQRENLNPIEIAISYQRLISECDLKQDELGGRVGKKRSTVTNYLRLLKLPPEIQKGVEYSKISMGHAKALINIENIELQLAIYQKILDENLSVRKVENLVRDIIQGKEPLSNKKPAPKPLSQEFNKLQSDLSSHFGTRVNVKSSGEDKGEIRIPFTSIHDLNRILDILKNNDDL, from the coding sequence ATGGCTAAGAAAACGTTGAAAAAACGCTCTTCTTTAGGAAAAGGATTAGGGGCTATTTTAGGTGATGGACCAGAAAACTCAAGTTCTGGGCAAGAAAATGTGCAGAAGGAAACTGTAGTTGAAAAAATGGATGAAATTCCTGTTTCTGCTATTGAGCCCAACCCTTATCAACCTAGAACTCACTTTGAGGAAGAGGCTTTAAGAGAATTAGCTGATTCTATCAGAGTTCAAGGTGTTATACAGCCAATCACTGTTCGTAAATTAAGCGAAGGTTCTTATCAACTTATTTCTGGAGAACGCAGATGGCAGGCGTCTAAGCTTTCTGGCTTAGAGACTATTCCTGCATATGTAAGAAGTGCTGATGACCAACAAATGTTGGAAATGGCATTGATCGAGAACATTCAAAGGGAAAACTTAAACCCAATTGAAATCGCAATTTCATATCAACGTCTTATTTCTGAATGCGATCTTAAACAAGACGAATTGGGAGGAAGAGTTGGTAAAAAAAGGTCTACAGTTACCAATTACTTAAGACTGTTGAAGCTTCCTCCAGAAATACAAAAGGGAGTTGAGTACAGTAAAATCTCAATGGGGCATGCTAAGGCATTGATTAACATTGAAAATATTGAATTACAATTAGCGATTTATCAGAAGATTCTTGATGAAAACTTATCGGTAAGAAAAGTCGAGAATCTTGTTAGAGATATCATTCAAGGTAAAGAGCCGCTTTCTAACAAGAAACCTGCTCCGAAACCATTGAGTCAAGAATTTAATAAATTACAATCAGACCTTTCTTCACACTTTGGAACACGAGTGAATGTCAAAAGCAGTGGAGAAGATAAAGGAGAAATTCGAATTCCGTTTACATCAATCCATGATCTAAACAGAATTCTTGACATCCTCAAGAATAACGACGATCTATAA
- a CDS encoding ParA family protein: MGKIIAIANQKGGVGKTTTSVNLAASLAALEYNTLVVDADPQANCTSGFGLDPRQERNTIYHCMVGESDIESAIVPSEYDYLDILPSDIDLVGAEVEMIDIEDREFRMRKELNKIRDKYDFIIIDCSPSLGLITVNALTAADSVIIPVQCEYYALEGLGKLLATIERIQQRLNPKLDFEGILLTMYDVRLRLSNQVVEEVKQHFKNIVFDVLIPRNIRLSEAPSFGVPVIAHDATSKGAVSYLNLAQEILDKNKVSQKA; this comes from the coding sequence ATGGGTAAAATTATAGCAATTGCCAATCAAAAAGGTGGTGTTGGAAAAACAACTACTTCAGTGAATTTAGCAGCCAGTTTAGCTGCACTTGAATACAATACCCTTGTTGTAGATGCCGATCCTCAGGCAAACTGTACTTCAGGTTTTGGACTTGACCCAAGACAAGAACGAAATACCATCTATCATTGTATGGTTGGTGAATCTGACATTGAGTCTGCTATAGTACCCTCTGAGTATGATTACTTGGACATTCTTCCTTCTGACATTGATTTAGTTGGTGCAGAAGTTGAAATGATTGACATTGAAGATCGCGAATTCAGAATGCGCAAAGAGCTGAACAAAATTCGTGATAAATACGACTTTATCATCATTGACTGCTCTCCTTCACTCGGTCTAATCACAGTAAACGCACTTACAGCTGCCGACTCTGTAATTATACCTGTACAATGTGAATATTATGCATTGGAAGGTTTAGGAAAGTTGTTGGCTACAATAGAAAGAATTCAACAAAGACTCAATCCAAAACTTGATTTTGAAGGAATTCTTCTAACTATGTATGATGTTCGTTTAAGACTGTCTAACCAAGTAGTAGAAGAAGTAAAGCAACACTTCAAAAACATCGTTTTTGATGTACTCATTCCTCGAAATATCCGTTTAAGTGAGGCTCCAAGTTTTGGCGTACCTGTTATCGCTCACGACGCTACTAGTAAAGGAGCTGTGAGTTACTTAAACCTTGCTCAGGAAATTTTAGACAAAAATAAAGTATCGCAAAAGGCGTAA
- a CDS encoding acetyl-CoA carboxylase biotin carboxylase subunit: MKNIKKVLIANRGEIALRIIRSIKELGIKSVAVFSEVDRTAPHVLAADEAVCLGGNTAAESYLDIQKILNIAKELNIDAIHPGYGFLSENADFAQKVEDAGIIFIGPSASSIQIMGSKIEAKNTVKAYNIPLVPGIDEATQDLDVIRPKINEIGFPLLIKASAGGGGKGMRIVETEEEFEEQLERAISEAKAAFGDGTVFVEKYITSPKHIEFQILADKHGNVVHLFERECSIQRRHQKVIEEAPSIFLDEKLRAEMGKCAVDVAKSCNYVGAGTVEFIMDSNKNYYFLEMNTRLQVEHAVTEEITDVDLVKEQIKVSDGHPLSFTQDDLKINGHAIEIRVYAEDSENGFMPDTGTLSTYQIPQGYGTRVDDGYQEGNDVSIYYDPMISKLIVRADNRDNAIDKALRSIDEYIIAGVKTTLPFASFAINHEAFRTGNFDTNFISKYYSKDSLKQTMENDEEFIASGIAGLLFNEENKNIETQHQTEGTVNKWKTRAK, translated from the coding sequence ATCAAGAATATTAAGAAAGTACTAATTGCCAATAGAGGTGAAATAGCTCTGAGAATCATCCGTTCAATCAAAGAATTAGGAATTAAATCAGTAGCTGTTTTCAGTGAGGTAGACCGAACAGCTCCACATGTTTTAGCAGCTGATGAAGCTGTTTGTTTGGGTGGTAATACTGCTGCAGAATCATACTTAGATATTCAAAAAATACTAAATATTGCCAAAGAACTAAATATAGATGCTATCCACCCAGGCTATGGTTTTCTATCTGAGAATGCTGATTTTGCTCAGAAAGTAGAAGATGCTGGAATAATATTTATAGGGCCATCTGCTTCTAGTATCCAAATCATGGGGAGTAAGATTGAAGCTAAGAACACTGTAAAAGCTTACAACATACCTTTGGTTCCTGGCATTGATGAGGCTACACAAGACCTTGATGTTATCCGACCAAAAATCAATGAAATTGGTTTCCCTCTTTTAATAAAAGCAAGTGCTGGCGGTGGTGGAAAAGGAATGAGAATTGTTGAAACAGAGGAAGAATTTGAAGAACAATTGGAAAGGGCTATAAGTGAAGCTAAGGCCGCTTTTGGTGACGGAACCGTATTTGTGGAAAAGTACATCACTTCACCAAAACATATCGAATTTCAAATTCTAGCTGATAAGCATGGGAATGTAGTACACCTTTTCGAAAGAGAATGTTCGATTCAACGAAGACATCAGAAAGTAATTGAAGAAGCCCCATCTATTTTCCTTGATGAAAAATTAAGAGCTGAAATGGGCAAATGTGCAGTTGATGTTGCAAAATCGTGTAATTATGTTGGAGCAGGAACGGTAGAGTTTATTATGGATAGTAATAAGAACTATTACTTCCTAGAAATGAATACCCGACTTCAAGTAGAACATGCCGTGACTGAAGAAATTACAGATGTCGATCTAGTTAAAGAACAAATAAAAGTATCTGACGGACATCCTTTGAGTTTTACACAGGATGACTTAAAAATAAATGGACATGCTATAGAAATCAGGGTTTATGCAGAAGACTCTGAAAATGGGTTTATGCCTGACACAGGAACTTTGTCCACATATCAAATTCCACAAGGGTACGGCACTAGAGTTGACGATGGCTATCAAGAGGGAAATGATGTATCTATTTATTATGACCCAATGATTTCTAAATTAATTGTAAGAGCTGATAATAGAGATAATGCAATTGATAAAGCTTTAAGATCAATCGATGAATACATAATTGCAGGAGTAAAAACCACACTCCCATTTGCATCTTTTGCTATCAACCATGAAGCATTTAGAACAGGGAATTTTGATACTAATTTCATCAGCAAATACTACAGCAAGGATAGTCTAAAACAGACAATGGAAAATGATGAAGAATTTATCGCCTCTGGAATTGCAGGATTACTCTTCAATGAAGAAAATAAAAACATAGAAACTCAACATCAAACTGAAGGAACTGTAAATAAGTGGAAAACAAGAGCTAAATAA
- a CDS encoding tetratricopeptide repeat protein has protein sequence MKFQKTISLLLLIVVVFCPLFQLHAQSSEAEDYFVRAEILMKEKKYSEALITYKRAIQVLPNNSKYFFKKGVCLYKMKRADEAVAEIETAIKLDKTNIDAYLFLANYSSKKGDEILAVEYLDQAFIHGKDIASRVGYKKKIIKKLIKIDKFYLAGKHIDEVKALAATDTEILYWDAKYHNQISKDHKAAKDILKKAIQVADSKNDNLKEHIYYELGYAHHHLEEFDHASTAFDKVNHPKYQSKIKEFSPEFLYQAALGYYHVFDYETAEALLKKVISIKPSFLPSHKLLVTIKGAVSSDEDELFDTKMSLASNSSMPMNQKIYTEIIEDQLERVDFQTALDLVAMMEKENMVDVDIRFFKARALHMAGSHEEAIEILKLLKTSKIDINTKSRSVLLLGMIYHQQGKNDEAKAVLNMPMPAAFKAAARTEMLELGNKEVQALHKKATKGKNQ, from the coding sequence ATGAAGTTTCAAAAAACCATCTCACTGCTACTTTTAATCGTTGTTGTTTTTTGTCCTTTATTTCAATTGCACGCTCAAAGTTCTGAAGCTGAAGACTATTTTGTGAGAGCAGAGATTTTGATGAAAGAAAAAAAGTATTCGGAAGCCTTGATCACTTATAAAAGAGCTATTCAGGTTCTTCCGAATAATAGTAAGTATTTTTTCAAGAAGGGAGTCTGTCTTTATAAAATGAAAAGAGCTGACGAAGCTGTCGCTGAGATAGAAACTGCGATTAAATTAGATAAGACGAATATTGATGCATATTTGTTTTTGGCAAATTATTCATCAAAAAAAGGAGATGAGATTCTCGCGGTAGAATACCTTGATCAAGCTTTTATTCATGGGAAAGATATAGCATCAAGAGTAGGCTACAAAAAGAAAATTATTAAGAAGTTAATAAAAATTGACAAGTTTTATCTAGCAGGTAAGCATATCGATGAGGTAAAAGCTTTAGCTGCTACAGATACTGAAATATTATATTGGGATGCAAAGTATCACAATCAAATCAGTAAAGATCATAAGGCTGCAAAAGATATCTTGAAGAAAGCAATTCAAGTGGCTGACTCTAAGAATGATAATCTGAAGGAACATATTTATTATGAACTAGGCTATGCTCATCATCACTTAGAAGAATTTGATCATGCATCCACTGCTTTTGATAAAGTAAACCACCCAAAGTACCAATCAAAAATTAAAGAGTTTTCTCCTGAGTTTTTATACCAAGCAGCTTTAGGGTATTATCACGTCTTCGATTACGAGACTGCTGAAGCATTATTGAAAAAGGTGATATCAATAAAACCTTCATTTCTTCCATCTCATAAGTTGTTAGTGACTATCAAAGGGGCTGTGAGTTCTGATGAAGATGAACTGTTTGATACAAAAATGAGCTTGGCTAGTAATTCCTCTATGCCAATGAACCAGAAAATTTATACTGAAATCATAGAAGACCAGCTAGAAAGAGTAGATTTTCAAACAGCACTGGATCTAGTTGCTATGATGGAAAAAGAAAATATGGTTGATGTTGATATCAGATTTTTTAAAGCAAGAGCTTTGCATATGGCGGGTAGTCATGAGGAAGCTATTGAAATTTTGAAGCTTTTAAAAACATCTAAAATTGATATCAATACTAAATCAAGAAGTGTTTTACTCTTAGGAATGATTTATCATCAACAAGGAAAAAATGATGAAGCGAAAGCTGTTCTAAATATGCCAATGCCAGCGGCATTTAAGGCTGCTGCAAGAACTGAAATGTTAGAATTAGGTAACAAAGAAGTTCAAGCTTTGCATAAGAAAGCTACTAAAGGAAAAAATCAATAA